The following nucleotide sequence is from Pseudomonas sp. S09G 359.
AATCATCACCAGGCCTTCGGTGGTGCTGCCGGTCAGGGCAATCTGGGCTGGCTTGACGTCCAGGTAGCGCGCCGCCCACTCGCGTACTTCGTGTTCGCGCTTCCATTCGATCTGGCTATCCCAATCCAGCCATTTGGCCGGGTTTCGATCCAGTTCGGCGCGGTAGTAGTTGATCGCATCCTCGACAGACTTGGGGTGTGAGGCGATCAGGAAGTTGGCGAAATGGGCATAATCCGGGTCCAGGGTGAACTGGCTGCGCAGCGCGCTCCATTTATCTGTCGGCGCCGCGGGTGCGGCGGCCGCTGCGCTGGGCACCAGGTGATGAGCCAAGGGCAAACTGGCGGCCAGCACGCCGGCGGTTTTCAGGAAGGTACGACGATCGGTCATGGCTGGGTTTCGCTATGGGTTCAAGGCGTGGTTTGAGCGACAGGCTGGGCGGCTTTTTGCACCTCGTCCCAGACCCTGAGGAAGTTGCCGCCCCACAGCTTGGCGATATCCGCTTCGGAGTAGCCGCGCGTAATCAGTTCGGCCGTCACGTTGCGTATCTCGCTGACATCCTTGAAGCCTTTCAGGCCGCCACCGTCGTTGAAGTCGGAGGCAATGCCGACATGGTCGATGCCGATTTTCTTCACGGCATAATCGATTGCCTCGCCCAGGTCCTTGACGCTGGCTTGGGGTTCTTCCTCGAGGATGTCGTACAGCGCGCTGGCGTATTGGCCGAACTTCTGCTCGGGCCACGCGGCGATAATCGGGTCGCCGGGCATGAGCGCGACATGCAGGTTGGGCAGCGGTTGCAGGTCGAATTTGGCGCGCAAGCGGTTGAGCTTGTTCTGTGTGGTCTGGCTCAATGGGCGTAGATAGGCCGAAAACGCCACGATCTGTACCACGCCGCCGCTGTTCTTGATCAGCTGCATTTCCTTGTCGCTGAGGTTGCGAGGAATATCCACCAGCGCGCGCGGCACCGAATTCGACGCAACCATCGGCGTGCGGCTGAGCTGGGCCACTTGTTCAAGGGCCTTGGTCGACATCTGCGAGACATCGATAATCACCCCCAAGTCGTTGAGCCGGTGCACGGCGCGCTTGCCCAGGTCCGACAGGCCATTGAACGCGTCGGGGGTGTCATTGAAAAATGGCAGCGGCCGTGAGGAGTCGGCCCACGGGTTGTTGCCCACATAACTGAAACCGAACATGCGCATGCCACGGGCTGTCCACAGGTCCAGCTGGGTGATGTCTTCCCCCAGTGGGTAGGCGTTGAGCATGCTGATGAATACCGCGAACTTGCCTTCACCGTGCAGGCGTCGGTAGTCCTGCGGGGTGTAGGCGATCCCTACCTGGTTGGGGAAGTCCCGCACCATATTGGTGATCGCCTTGTAGCGCACTTCCTGCTGTTGGCGTGACTGGTCGACAAACGCGGGCGTTGGCTTATGCGGGGCATTGGGGCCATTCCACATTTCCGGCCAGCCGAAGATCGTCAGGGCCGCCCCCGACAACCGCCCACGCTGGGCTTTGACCAAGTCGAATTTGTCCAGGCCGTCCTTGTCCGCTTCGTCACCCTCGCCGCCGAAACGCAGGGGCAGGGTGATATGGCTGTCGAAGGAAATGATGCGATCCTGCATTTCATTGGCCTCCTTCATCACCTTGAGCGGATAACCGGCGTTATCGAACAGGTATTTCCACCCCAGGAAGCCGCCGCCGGCCGCAATGGCCAGGGCCAGGGGCAGGCCGATCAGAAGAGCTTTTTTCGAACGTGGTGTGGTCATTGCCATCTCAGTGTCGCTTTCCGTAAGGGGGCAGGGTTCAGGCGAGGCCTTTGCTATCTGGGAAGAACGAACCGGGAGGGCAGAAATTTAGCCGGGTAAATTTCGCCGGCGCAGGCTCGTTCTAGCTCTGATAAAGCCTGCTCCATGGCTGACACAGGTAGGGCAATGACGATTTCTCGACGAGGTTTCATCGCGGGCCTGGCACTGACCGGCGCGGCGGTGCCGGCGGCCTATTACGCCCATCGGCAATTGACGCAGCCGGACGCGCCCATCACGCCCGGCGAGGCCTCGGTGGAGTTGCCGGACAAGGCCGGGCAACAATTGGCCAATGCGTTGCGCGGGGTCTGGGCCGTTCGTTTCGAGGGGCAAGATGCGGGGCTGGACGACCTTGCGGTCGAGGGGCTGGAACTGCTGCTGGATGTCGCCGCACGCGGGCGCGGTGTGCGCGGCTTCCTCGACAGCGCCACTGCACTGCGCAGCGACGCCGCGCCGCGTTATGAGGTGTTGGGCGAACTGGCGGATGTCAAGCAGGGGCACCTGAGCTGGCGGTTGGTGGATAGCCGCAGCGGCACGGTTTGCTATGAATTTGTCCTGGTTCTTGATGAGGTGTGGGCGGCCTTCGGCAATGCCGGCACGGTCTCCCTCAGCGGGCGCGTATTACGCCTTGACCGGCCGCTGGGCCTGCCCGAAATCGAGAATCGCTTCGTGGCGATCAAGCGGATGTTCCCTGAAGCGCGTGAGCGGGCGCTGCTCAACCCGGCGCTGGAAGCCTGGCTGATTTCGCCGGAACATCGCCTGTTTCACCAGCTATGGCACGCCTCCCGGGATCGTTGGCACAAACTGCCTGAAGACAAGCGCGAAGCCCTGCGCGGGATTGGCTGGCAGCCCGGCCCCAGGGCACACGAACGCGACGCGCGCGGGCCGCGCAAGGATCGCAACGGTTCTGGGGTCGACTTCTTTTTCATGCACCGGCACATGTTGGGCACTGCGCGTTCCTTGCAAGCGTTGCCTTCCTGGCAGCGCTTTCCGTTGCCTCAACCCGAGCTGGTACGCGATCGCCTGGGGTTTATCCGTTACTTCGACAACCACGACGGTTTTTCGGTGCCGCCGACATGGGTGTCCAGTGGGGATGACACGTTTACCCAGTGGGTCAGCGATATCAAAAGTGCAGAAACCTATAGCAGCAACTTCGAGGTGTGGGAGTCGCA
It contains:
- a CDS encoding PvdJ/PvdD/PvdP-like protein; this encodes MTISRRGFIAGLALTGAAVPAAYYAHRQLTQPDAPITPGEASVELPDKAGQQLANALRGVWAVRFEGQDAGLDDLAVEGLELLLDVAARGRGVRGFLDSATALRSDAAPRYEVLGELADVKQGHLSWRLVDSRSGTVCYEFVLVLDEVWAAFGNAGTVSLSGRVLRLDRPLGLPEIENRFVAIKRMFPEARERALLNPALEAWLISPEHRLFHQLWHASRDRWHKLPEDKREALRGIGWQPGPRAHERDARGPRKDRNGSGVDFFFMHRHMLGTARSLQALPSWQRFPLPQPELVRDRLGFIRYFDNHDGFSVPPTWVSSGDDTFTQWVSDIKSAETYSSNFEVWESQYRDPAYLSRMTLGQFGSEVELGLHDWLHMRWASVARDPANGAPAPLARDPADFAGRWFGPENDFLGDPFSSHVNPVFWHFHGWIDDRVEDWFRAHERFHPGEVSRLEVNGVPWFAPGRWVEVDDPWLGPDTHGCSTTPGLQMGRSMEMDPETMKLALRITFGADDDALQTLFKRVPRRPWYARHLKLKNT
- the pvdM gene encoding pyoverdine-tailoring dipeptidase-like protein PvdM — protein: MTTPRSKKALLIGLPLALAIAAGGGFLGWKYLFDNAGYPLKVMKEANEMQDRIISFDSHITLPLRFGGEGDEADKDGLDKFDLVKAQRGRLSGAALTIFGWPEMWNGPNAPHKPTPAFVDQSRQQQEVRYKAITNMVRDFPNQVGIAYTPQDYRRLHGEGKFAVFISMLNAYPLGEDITQLDLWTARGMRMFGFSYVGNNPWADSSRPLPFFNDTPDAFNGLSDLGKRAVHRLNDLGVIIDVSQMSTKALEQVAQLSRTPMVASNSVPRALVDIPRNLSDKEMQLIKNSGGVVQIVAFSAYLRPLSQTTQNKLNRLRAKFDLQPLPNLHVALMPGDPIIAAWPEQKFGQYASALYDILEEEPQASVKDLGEAIDYAVKKIGIDHVGIASDFNDGGGLKGFKDVSEIRNVTAELITRGYSEADIAKLWGGNFLRVWDEVQKAAQPVAQTTP